The following are encoded together in the Thermomonas brevis genome:
- a CDS encoding c-type cytochrome, which yields MRTHDLAFLKRFSMVIAFLVLVALGLILFAHHLNNKVVYPADPVVEQNMKDRIAPVGAVYAGATGAAAQAAAAAAATAALTANVPFEGRTDGAEIFNNGPCTGCHTAGVGGAPKLDAAGIGARAAQQGVEELIKKAIEGFTGSAGVMPAKGGNPALTDDQMKAVVEYMVAQSKK from the coding sequence ATGCGGACTCACGATCTGGCCTTCCTCAAGCGTTTTTCGATGGTGATCGCCTTCCTGGTGCTGGTGGCGCTGGGCCTGATCCTGTTCGCCCACCACCTCAACAACAAGGTCGTGTACCCGGCCGATCCGGTCGTGGAGCAGAACATGAAGGACCGCATCGCCCCGGTCGGCGCGGTCTATGCGGGCGCCACCGGCGCCGCCGCGCAGGCCGCCGCCGCGGCCGCCGCCACCGCGGCGCTGACCGCCAACGTGCCGTTCGAGGGCCGCACCGACGGCGCCGAGATCTTCAACAACGGTCCCTGCACCGGCTGCCACACCGCCGGTGTGGGCGGCGCGCCCAAGCTCGACGCGGCCGGCATCGGCGCGCGCGCGGCGCAGCAGGGCGTGGAAGAGCTGATCAAGAAGGCGATCGAAGGCTTCACCGGCTCGGCCGGCGTGATGCCCGCCAAGGGCGGCAATCCGGCGCTGACTGACGACCAGATGAAGGCCGTGGTCGAATACATGGTGGCGCAGAGCAAGAAGTAA
- a CDS encoding alpha/beta hydrolase has translation MNEATANATLSIPGPAGQIEAAFDASDAEATPQPVLAIVCHPLPTEGGTMHNKVVTMAARALRECGVDTLRFNFRGVGASEGAFDDGEGELDDLRAVAAWARAQHPDKMLWLAGFSFGAWVSLRGAVELDAKALVSIAPPVGRSWDFDGIALPTVPWLVIQGDADEIVDAEAVREWVASLPTPPQLVEMPDTSHFFHRKLMDLRGALKNGVRGWLPSPPAA, from the coding sequence ATGAACGAAGCCACCGCCAACGCTACGCTGTCCATCCCCGGTCCCGCCGGCCAGATCGAGGCCGCGTTCGATGCCTCCGACGCCGAAGCGACGCCGCAGCCGGTGCTGGCGATCGTCTGCCATCCGCTGCCCACCGAGGGCGGCACGATGCACAACAAGGTGGTGACGATGGCCGCGCGCGCGCTGCGCGAATGCGGCGTCGACACGCTGCGCTTCAATTTCCGCGGCGTGGGCGCCTCCGAAGGCGCGTTCGACGACGGCGAAGGCGAACTGGACGACCTGCGCGCGGTCGCCGCCTGGGCGCGCGCGCAGCATCCGGACAAGATGCTGTGGCTGGCCGGCTTCAGCTTCGGCGCCTGGGTGTCGCTGCGCGGCGCGGTGGAACTGGACGCGAAGGCGCTGGTCAGCATCGCCCCGCCGGTAGGCCGCAGCTGGGACTTCGACGGCATCGCACTGCCCACCGTGCCGTGGCTGGTGATCCAGGGCGATGCCGACGAGATCGTCGATGCCGAGGCGGTGCGCGAGTGGGTCGCCTCGCTGCCGACACCGCCGCAACTGGTCGAGATGCCCGACACCAGCCATTTCTTCCACCGCAAGCTGATGGATCTGCGCGGCGCGCTGAAGAACGGCGTGCGCGGCTGGCTGCCGTCGCCGCCCGCCGCATGA
- the zapE gene encoding cell division protein ZapE has translation MSEAASPSQRYAEGVARGDWRDDPAQHGALRALDRIHNALLQPAPTRGLLDRLFGGGEAPAGIHGLYLWGGVGRGKTFLIDLFFAGLPIREKRRTHFHRFMREVHERLRAHAGQRDPLVAIAREWRRSLRVLVLDEFFVSDIGDAMLLARLLERLFAEGVTLVTTSNAAPRDLYKDGLQRARFLPAIDLIERQCEVVELVSDTDYRLRALTKSPVYRAPLDAESDAWLERRWRELGGDDAHRDAGIVVDGRRIPVRARSKGLCWFDFDALCEGPRGNADYIEIAREFHTILVGGIPHFDALRDDAARRFVHLIDELYDRHVNLICTADAAPMALYSGERLTGAFERTASRLIEMQSSDYLAFEHRSE, from the coding sequence ATGAGCGAAGCGGCATCCCCTTCGCAGCGCTACGCCGAGGGCGTGGCGCGCGGCGACTGGCGCGACGATCCGGCCCAGCATGGCGCACTGCGCGCGCTGGACCGCATCCACAACGCGTTGCTGCAACCAGCACCTACGCGCGGCTTGCTGGATCGACTGTTCGGCGGCGGCGAAGCCCCGGCCGGCATCCACGGCTTGTACCTGTGGGGCGGCGTCGGCCGCGGCAAGACCTTCCTGATCGACCTGTTCTTCGCCGGGCTGCCGATCAGGGAGAAGCGCCGCACCCACTTCCACCGCTTCATGCGCGAGGTGCACGAGCGCCTGCGCGCGCATGCAGGCCAGCGCGATCCGCTGGTCGCCATCGCCCGCGAATGGCGGCGCTCGCTGCGGGTGCTGGTGCTGGACGAATTCTTCGTCAGCGACATCGGCGACGCGATGCTGCTGGCGCGGCTGCTGGAACGCCTGTTCGCCGAAGGCGTGACCCTGGTGACGACCTCCAACGCCGCGCCGCGGGACCTGTACAAGGACGGCCTGCAGCGCGCGCGCTTCCTGCCGGCCATCGACCTGATCGAACGCCAGTGCGAGGTGGTCGAACTGGTCAGCGACACCGACTACCGCCTGCGCGCGCTGACCAAGTCGCCGGTCTACCGCGCACCGCTGGACGCGGAGTCGGACGCGTGGCTGGAGCGGCGCTGGCGCGAGCTGGGCGGCGACGACGCGCACCGCGACGCCGGCATCGTCGTTGACGGCCGCCGCATCCCGGTGCGCGCGCGCAGCAAGGGGCTGTGCTGGTTCGATTTCGACGCGCTGTGCGAAGGCCCGCGCGGCAACGCCGACTACATCGAGATCGCGCGCGAGTTCCACACCATCCTCGTCGGCGGCATCCCGCATTTCGACGCGCTGCGCGACGACGCCGCGCGCCGCTTCGTGCACCTGATCGACGAGCTGTACGATCGCCACGTCAACCTGATCTGCACCGCCGACGCCGCGCCGATGGCGCTGTATTCGGGCGAACGCCTGACCGGCGCGTTCGAACGCACCGCCTCGCGGCTGATCGAAATGCAATCGTCCGACTACCTCGCCTTCGAGCACCGCAGCGAATGA
- a CDS encoding TIGR03032 family protein, whose protein sequence is MTNDNKQNDPDIQSNQDKPELDTGLDAVATGAPAPAQADAAAEPTQAKQAPRDITKLKVEKSCSRGLAGWLGQHRLSLAITSYQTGRIYLVGSDKQGRVSFFERIFERAMGVVGNAQRIYLGGLYQLWRFENVLRPNEIIHGQFDKCYVPRNAQTIGDLDIHELGIRKNGKVVFVNTKYSCLAELSQTHSFKAIWKPKFVSKLAPEDRCHLNGLAMVDGEPKYVTAVCKSDSVDGWRDRRRDGGVVIDIDTDEIVCEGLSMPHSPRWHNGRLWLLNAGTGQLGWVDFEKKAFVPHAFVPGFARGLSIIGNVAAVGLSKPRNQRFEGLQLDDELKKRDADPWCGVQIISLTNGDVMNWIRFEGDISEIFDISFLPNVKHPMMIGLRTAEIRDLITFESDIPAEAPAA, encoded by the coding sequence GTGACCAACGACAACAAGCAGAACGATCCCGACATCCAGTCCAACCAGGACAAGCCCGAGCTGGATACCGGGCTGGATGCGGTAGCAACCGGGGCGCCCGCTCCCGCGCAGGCCGATGCCGCCGCCGAACCCACGCAGGCCAAGCAGGCCCCACGCGACATCACCAAGCTGAAGGTCGAGAAGAGCTGCTCGCGCGGGCTGGCCGGCTGGCTCGGCCAGCACCGCCTGTCGCTGGCGATCACTTCCTACCAGACCGGCCGGATCTATCTGGTCGGCAGCGACAAGCAGGGCCGCGTCTCGTTCTTCGAGCGCATCTTCGAGCGCGCGATGGGCGTGGTCGGCAACGCCCAGCGCATCTACCTGGGCGGTCTGTACCAGCTGTGGCGGTTCGAGAACGTGCTGCGCCCGAACGAGATCATCCACGGCCAGTTCGACAAGTGCTACGTCCCGCGCAACGCGCAGACCATCGGCGACCTGGACATCCACGAGCTGGGCATCCGCAAGAACGGCAAAGTGGTGTTCGTCAACACCAAGTATTCCTGTTTGGCCGAGCTCAGCCAGACGCATAGCTTCAAGGCAATCTGGAAGCCGAAGTTCGTCAGCAAGCTGGCGCCGGAGGACAGGTGCCACCTCAACGGGCTGGCGATGGTCGACGGCGAGCCCAAGTACGTGACGGCGGTGTGCAAGAGCGACAGCGTCGACGGCTGGCGCGATCGCCGTCGCGACGGCGGCGTGGTGATCGACATCGACACCGACGAGATCGTCTGCGAGGGCCTGTCGATGCCGCATTCGCCGCGCTGGCACAACGGCCGGCTGTGGCTGCTCAATGCCGGCACCGGCCAGCTGGGCTGGGTGGACTTCGAGAAGAAGGCGTTCGTGCCGCATGCGTTCGTGCCGGGCTTCGCGCGTGGCCTGTCGATCATCGGCAACGTCGCCGCGGTCGGCCTGTCGAAGCCGCGCAACCAGCGCTTCGAGGGTCTGCAGCTGGACGACGAGTTGAAGAAGCGCGACGCTGATCCGTGGTGCGGCGTGCAGATCATCTCGCTCACCAACGGCGACGTGATGAACTGGATCCGCTTCGAGGGCGACATCAGCGAGATCTTCGACATCAGCTTCCTGCCGAACGTGAAGCACCCGATGATGATCGGCCTGCGCACGGCCGAAATCCGCGACCTGATCACGTTCGAATCCGACATCCCCGCAGAGGCCCCCGCTGCATGA
- a CDS encoding M4 family metallopeptidase yields the protein MKVKASLLCLAIASAIASAHASTATKPLTPEEAAAALKAAVVARANVLVNNNAKGIHRAAADAFAVKDVIVDKDGTEHVRYARTFNNLPVIGGDFVVHSRESKLGGFSQALETENRPGLVGRINADEAIVEAGARFALRFIGAPTSRLVVYARNKEPVLAHEVVFNGIKVDQTPTEMHYFVDANSGAILDQWDSIQTAKPGPGGGSSCTLTAAVGTGNTMAEGAVTLNTAKCGNTYQMVDTTRGGGATHNMSMLTAGMGALVTGSTNVWGTGVISNAQTVAADAHYGIATTWDYYKNKHGRMGIANDGEGAISRVHYGRNYQNAFWSDGCFCMTFGDGDNGASILPLVALDVAGHEMSHGVTSRTAGLVYSKESGGLNEATSDIFGTMVEYYANNPNDPGDYVIGEKLYPNNAAMQGLRYMFKPSLDGASPDCYTSTLGNLDVHYSSGVANHFYYLLAEGAVVPTGFGSGTWANLTPAKLVCNGNTSLAGIGRDKAGAIWYRALTVNMNSTTNYAGARAATIAASTYLYGADSAETSAVKAAWSAVSVN from the coding sequence ATGAAAGTAAAAGCAAGTCTGCTCTGCCTCGCTATCGCTTCCGCCATTGCCTCCGCGCACGCCTCCACGGCCACCAAGCCCCTGACGCCGGAAGAAGCGGCTGCCGCCTTGAAGGCCGCCGTGGTGGCCCGTGCCAACGTCTTGGTCAACAACAATGCCAAGGGGATCCATCGCGCCGCGGCGGATGCTTTCGCCGTGAAGGACGTGATCGTCGACAAGGACGGGACGGAACACGTCCGCTATGCGCGCACCTTCAACAACCTGCCGGTGATCGGTGGTGATTTCGTGGTTCATTCGCGTGAAAGCAAGCTGGGTGGGTTCAGCCAGGCGCTGGAGACCGAGAACCGCCCGGGCCTGGTCGGGCGCATCAACGCCGACGAGGCCATCGTGGAAGCCGGCGCGCGCTTCGCGCTGCGGTTCATCGGCGCGCCGACGTCCCGCCTCGTGGTCTACGCACGCAACAAGGAGCCGGTGCTGGCGCACGAGGTGGTGTTCAACGGCATCAAGGTCGACCAGACGCCGACGGAAATGCACTATTTCGTCGATGCCAACAGCGGCGCGATCCTCGACCAGTGGGATAGCATCCAGACCGCCAAGCCCGGTCCGGGTGGCGGCAGCAGCTGCACCCTGACCGCAGCCGTGGGCACGGGCAATACCATGGCCGAGGGCGCGGTCACGCTGAACACCGCCAAGTGCGGTAATACCTACCAGATGGTAGACACCACCCGCGGCGGCGGTGCCACCCACAACATGTCGATGCTGACGGCCGGTATGGGCGCGCTTGTCACCGGCAGCACCAATGTCTGGGGTACCGGTGTGATCAGCAACGCCCAGACCGTGGCGGCCGACGCTCACTACGGTATCGCCACCACCTGGGATTACTACAAGAACAAGCATGGCCGCATGGGCATCGCCAATGACGGCGAAGGCGCGATCAGCCGCGTCCACTACGGCCGCAACTATCAAAACGCGTTCTGGAGCGACGGCTGCTTCTGCATGACCTTCGGCGACGGCGACAACGGCGCGTCGATCCTGCCGCTGGTAGCGTTGGACGTGGCCGGCCACGAAATGTCGCACGGCGTCACCAGCCGCACTGCGGGCCTGGTCTACAGCAAGGAGTCAGGCGGCCTGAACGAGGCGACCTCGGACATCTTCGGCACCATGGTCGAGTATTACGCCAACAATCCCAACGATCCTGGCGACTACGTGATCGGTGAAAAGTTGTACCCCAACAATGCCGCCATGCAAGGGCTCCGCTATATGTTCAAGCCTAGCCTGGATGGCGCCTCGCCGGATTGTTATACCAGCACCCTCGGCAATCTCGACGTGCACTACAGTTCGGGCGTGGCCAATCACTTCTACTATCTGCTGGCGGAAGGGGCGGTGGTCCCGACTGGTTTCGGTTCGGGCACTTGGGCCAACCTGACGCCAGCGAAGCTGGTTTGCAACGGCAATACCTCGCTCGCCGGCATTGGCCGCGATAAAGCCGGTGCGATTTGGTATCGCGCATTGACGGTGAACATGAACTCCACCACGAACTATGCTGGTGCGCGTGCCGCGACCATTGCGGCTTCCACTTATCTTTACGGAGCGGATTCCGCCGAAACCAGCGCGGTCAAGGCCGCCTGGTCCGCGGTCAGCGTCAACTGA
- a CDS encoding EF-hand domain-containing protein: MIRLLATGVLALVLSQAVHAQQGKPVAMPQAQAAADPAAAMFKAWDKNSDGQLSLMEFRAGWQQAQAVVKTQAALGRQFAALDANHDRAIDAGEYGNLLLVKNAGKAAPPLARFDANANGKLEFAEYVKLVETLAPQEEARKGTNK; the protein is encoded by the coding sequence ATGATCCGTCTTCTCGCTACCGGCGTCCTTGCTCTTGTCCTGTCCCAGGCGGTTCATGCCCAGCAGGGCAAGCCGGTCGCTATGCCGCAGGCGCAAGCAGCCGCCGATCCCGCAGCCGCCATGTTCAAGGCCTGGGACAAGAACAGCGACGGGCAGTTGTCCCTCATGGAGTTCCGGGCCGGCTGGCAGCAGGCGCAGGCCGTCGTCAAGACGCAGGCTGCCTTGGGCCGCCAGTTCGCCGCCCTCGACGCCAACCATGATCGCGCCATCGACGCGGGCGAATACGGCAACCTGCTGCTGGTGAAGAATGCGGGCAAGGCCGCACCGCCGCTGGCCCGGTTCGACGCCAATGCGAACGGCAAGCTGGAGTTCGCCGAATACGTCAAGCTGGTCGAAACGCTCGCGCCGCAAGAAGAGGCGCGCAAGGGCACGAACAAGTGA
- a CDS encoding autotransporter outer membrane beta-barrel domain-containing protein, whose product MGNTGNMHVEGGNATGIYVLSEGDASVSNGGNIYAGSGLHGFSGPLYDYYYGTGFAVGINASSSGVDAGVEVDNDGIIVASGIQGGIGITGAAGVEGGTISVNNDGVVVGASYFGSAEGITVSGYASATIENNGDVGAYIYYGTASGVTALSFGGDASVTNVGNVIAAGFDGVAIGAINAYGIVSASGFGNASVDNSGYVRASGAVTGTGIDASAGAAGNVSVTNSGDIVAETGLFNNARADGIKVSSGEGGIEVENSGSIYANSALLAFGIYSSSTAGDTHIENAESGSIGFYSYLNRGFGMFAFAEQGDVSIDNAGDISGYAWQQAYGARVRDLYGDASIVNSGTVSVESGGNKAFGLLVSATYEGTAGITNSGDIEVVSRTGSYGMRAYGYAGADVGNSGTIYAASTNGVAVGMMAQAGDGDTTVTNTGGSIEVKAATAAFGIYASSVYGNVTVSNGSEINALGVNSGATGIKATAAGDVDIANSAYIYVASNGNAIGLYGYTDAGSVTVDNSGDMFVYSVNGLADGIFASGADVDVANSGAISAVGRSWAAGIEAQGMQTSIQNDGDIYAVAVGAGAHAFALYATGDQAVSVGNAGAIEAQGYNATGIEARSYGDLAIDNSGGITAGYATEDGSFYSALAIGINATSGGAGASMEIGNSGDISAVGFYGATGISAASSGEGGTVSVNSSGNIDVLQGNKYGYGAYGIIASGDGDASVTSSGAITAYSAGGATGAAALSFAGNASVVNAGDIEVVSVAQAYYGATGLLAFGANGSASVENAGSVSATAAGIAYSEARAVDAQALGDVSVENSGSLYANGEKYAFGVYAVTGTGDLMVDNAGGDIGFYSYSGRGWGVFGYATQGDTAISNAGSIEGYAYGQSAGVFAVAAQGDVGATNSGDISIASGGDAAIGIFGRADHGTASVTNSGDIEAVSGYVAYGVLARGAEVVVTNSGDISAEGYGASIGIAVNGTESSTVNNTGTIHAGEGGFNAGVLFGNGGANILNNTGAGVIGASGDEGYAFAVVGGDVADTINNGARILGAVSLYGGADVFNNKAGGVWDVGDSRSTDFGDGDDAINNQAGGTIRLAGGALYLGSASSTGNAFTNAGTIKVVGDDNLIDMGSGIALVPALNPLPLVNNGIIDFVDGATDDVLTIEGDLGGSGAINVDMDLAILTSDQLYVDGSMASGAAQKVNVSITQMPKTASTTAVEFAHVAGTSSAGAFVGGALVGYSPSNFLDIGVHTSRQAGAGDSASFLVSLDVLGLNDTGALAAATASGAAAFMNAQVSTFRQRLGVNPYGDAGKVMNAFVRFYSSEGDVDLAHTAGNFGQGGNFGFSQKTWGKEFGINANLSEKIHAGLVFGNADSRQRLSEGVGENRMDGATVGAYATWQAPEGFYVDLTGRWMAADIRATSAAGVMAGRVHTQATSLEAGYEWKVGSFSVVPQAQYTSTKVDGIRAFHGQMADFEAHGGTFSQGRLGVEINRTIQSGDLRWTPYGALSAVREFDGKTTYTVADNFFGSTSSKGTSALAELGLGLQKGAFGFGVGVNWTDGGAYKSIVGGQANVRFSW is encoded by the coding sequence GTGGGCAACACGGGCAATATGCATGTCGAGGGAGGCAATGCCACCGGCATCTATGTGCTGTCCGAAGGCGATGCCTCGGTAAGCAACGGCGGCAACATCTACGCCGGCAGCGGTCTGCACGGGTTTAGCGGGCCGCTCTACGACTACTACTACGGCACCGGATTTGCCGTCGGCATCAACGCGTCCAGCAGCGGCGTCGATGCTGGGGTCGAGGTCGACAATGACGGCATCATCGTCGCCTCCGGCATCCAAGGCGGCATCGGCATCACCGGCGCGGCCGGCGTCGAGGGCGGCACGATCAGCGTGAACAACGACGGCGTCGTCGTGGGTGCCAGCTACTTTGGCTCGGCCGAAGGCATCACGGTGTCCGGTTACGCCAGCGCCACCATCGAGAACAATGGTGATGTCGGCGCGTATATCTATTACGGCACGGCCTCGGGCGTGACGGCGCTGTCTTTCGGTGGCGACGCCAGCGTGACCAATGTGGGCAACGTCATTGCGGCCGGCTTCGATGGCGTGGCCATCGGCGCGATCAACGCCTACGGCATCGTTTCGGCCTCGGGCTTCGGCAATGCGTCCGTGGACAACAGCGGATACGTGAGAGCCTCGGGTGCCGTAACCGGCACCGGTATCGACGCCAGCGCCGGCGCAGCCGGCAACGTGAGCGTGACCAACAGCGGCGACATCGTTGCTGAAACCGGCCTCTTCAACAACGCGCGTGCCGACGGCATCAAGGTGTCGTCGGGCGAGGGCGGCATCGAGGTGGAGAACAGCGGATCGATCTACGCCAACAGCGCCCTGCTGGCGTTTGGCATCTACTCTTCGTCCACGGCAGGCGATACCCACATCGAAAACGCCGAATCCGGCAGCATCGGGTTCTATTCGTACCTGAACCGCGGCTTCGGCATGTTCGCGTTCGCGGAACAAGGCGATGTGAGCATCGACAATGCCGGCGACATCAGCGGTTACGCCTGGCAGCAGGCCTACGGCGCGCGCGTGCGCGACCTGTACGGCGATGCGAGCATCGTCAACAGCGGCACCGTCTCGGTCGAAAGCGGCGGCAACAAGGCGTTCGGCCTGCTGGTGTCCGCCACCTATGAAGGCACGGCGGGCATCACCAACAGCGGCGACATTGAAGTCGTCAGCCGCACCGGTTCCTACGGCATGCGCGCCTATGGTTACGCGGGTGCGGATGTCGGCAACAGCGGCACCATCTACGCGGCAAGCACCAATGGCGTGGCGGTCGGCATGATGGCGCAGGCGGGGGACGGCGACACCACGGTCACCAATACCGGCGGCAGCATCGAAGTGAAGGCCGCGACGGCGGCGTTCGGCATCTATGCCAGCTCCGTGTACGGCAACGTGACCGTTTCCAACGGCAGCGAAATCAATGCGCTGGGCGTCAACAGTGGCGCCACGGGCATCAAGGCCACGGCGGCCGGCGACGTGGACATCGCCAACAGCGCCTACATCTATGTCGCTTCCAACGGCAACGCGATCGGCCTCTACGGCTACACGGATGCGGGCAGCGTCACCGTCGACAACAGTGGCGACATGTTCGTGTACAGCGTGAACGGCCTTGCCGACGGCATCTTCGCATCCGGCGCGGATGTCGACGTGGCCAATTCCGGGGCGATCTCCGCAGTAGGTCGCAGTTGGGCTGCCGGCATCGAAGCGCAGGGCATGCAGACCAGCATCCAGAACGATGGCGATATCTACGCCGTCGCGGTGGGCGCGGGCGCGCACGCCTTCGCGCTCTACGCTACCGGCGATCAAGCCGTTTCGGTCGGTAACGCCGGCGCCATCGAGGCGCAGGGCTATAACGCCACCGGCATCGAGGCGCGCTCCTACGGTGATCTCGCCATCGACAACAGTGGCGGCATCACCGCCGGTTACGCCACCGAGGACGGCAGTTTCTACAGTGCACTGGCGATCGGCATCAACGCCACCAGCGGCGGTGCGGGTGCATCGATGGAGATCGGCAACAGCGGCGACATCAGCGCGGTCGGTTTCTATGGCGCGACCGGCATTTCCGCCGCGTCCAGCGGCGAAGGTGGCACCGTTTCCGTCAACAGCAGCGGCAACATCGATGTCCTGCAAGGCAACAAATACGGCTATGGCGCCTACGGCATCATCGCTTCGGGCGATGGTGATGCGTCCGTTACCAGCAGTGGTGCTATCACGGCGTATTCCGCCGGCGGCGCTACCGGCGCGGCCGCACTTTCCTTCGCTGGCAATGCCAGCGTGGTGAATGCGGGCGACATCGAGGTGGTTAGCGTCGCGCAGGCCTATTACGGCGCGACTGGCCTGCTAGCGTTCGGCGCCAATGGGTCGGCGTCCGTCGAGAACGCCGGCTCGGTATCGGCAACGGCGGCCGGCATCGCCTATTCGGAAGCTCGCGCGGTGGATGCGCAGGCATTGGGCGACGTGTCGGTTGAGAACTCCGGCTCGCTGTACGCCAATGGTGAGAAGTATGCGTTCGGCGTGTACGCCGTCACGGGTACCGGGGACCTGATGGTGGACAACGCGGGGGGCGACATCGGCTTCTATTCGTACTCGGGGCGCGGTTGGGGCGTGTTCGGTTACGCGACCCAAGGCGATACCGCTATCAGCAACGCAGGCAGCATCGAGGGTTACGCCTACGGCCAGTCCGCCGGCGTGTTCGCGGTCGCCGCCCAAGGCGACGTCGGTGCCACCAACAGCGGCGACATTTCGATTGCCAGCGGCGGCGATGCGGCCATCGGCATCTTCGGCCGTGCCGATCATGGCACCGCCAGCGTGACCAACAGCGGCGACATCGAGGCGGTGAGTGGTTATGTCGCCTATGGCGTCCTCGCGCGCGGCGCGGAGGTGGTGGTTACCAACAGCGGCGATATCTCCGCCGAAGGATATGGGGCATCCATCGGCATCGCGGTCAACGGCACCGAAAGCTCGACGGTCAACAACACCGGCACGATTCATGCGGGCGAAGGCGGATTCAACGCAGGTGTGCTGTTCGGCAACGGCGGCGCCAATATCCTGAACAACACCGGCGCGGGCGTCATCGGCGCCAGTGGTGACGAGGGCTATGCGTTTGCAGTGGTGGGCGGCGACGTGGCCGACACCATCAACAACGGCGCCCGCATCCTCGGCGCGGTTTCTTTGTACGGCGGTGCCGACGTGTTCAACAACAAGGCCGGCGGCGTGTGGGATGTCGGCGACAGCCGCAGCACTGACTTCGGCGACGGCGACGACGCCATCAACAATCAGGCGGGTGGCACCATCCGCCTGGCGGGTGGCGCGCTGTATCTCGGCAGCGCCAGCTCGACCGGGAACGCGTTCACCAACGCCGGCACGATCAAGGTGGTGGGCGACGACAATCTCATCGACATGGGCAGTGGGATCGCCCTGGTTCCCGCGCTGAACCCCCTGCCGCTGGTCAATAACGGCATCATCGACTTCGTCGACGGAGCCACCGACGATGTACTAACCATCGAGGGCGATCTCGGCGGAAGCGGGGCGATCAACGTCGATATGGACCTGGCCATTCTGACCAGCGACCAGCTCTATGTGGATGGCAGCATGGCCAGCGGCGCGGCGCAGAAGGTCAACGTCAGCATCACCCAGATGCCCAAAACGGCCAGCACTACGGCCGTGGAATTCGCCCATGTGGCGGGAACGTCGTCTGCCGGGGCGTTCGTTGGCGGCGCGTTGGTGGGGTACTCGCCTTCCAATTTCCTCGATATCGGCGTGCATACCAGCCGGCAGGCCGGCGCTGGCGATAGCGCAAGCTTCCTGGTGTCACTGGACGTGCTGGGTCTGAACGACACCGGCGCCTTGGCGGCGGCGACGGCTTCGGGCGCGGCGGCTTTCATGAACGCCCAAGTCAGTACGTTCCGTCAGCGCCTCGGCGTCAATCCCTACGGCGATGCCGGCAAGGTGATGAACGCCTTCGTCCGCTTCTATTCGAGCGAGGGCGATGTCGATCTCGCCCATACGGCGGGCAATTTCGGCCAAGGCGGAAATTTCGGCTTCAGCCAGAAGACCTGGGGCAAGGAATTCGGCATCAACGCCAATCTGTCCGAGAAGATCCACGCGGGCCTGGTGTTCGGCAATGCCGATAGCCGCCAACGGCTGAGCGAAGGCGTCGGCGAGAACCGCATGGACGGTGCCACGGTCGGCGCCTATGCGACCTGGCAGGCGCCGGAAGGCTTCTACGTCGATCTGACCGGTCGCTGGATGGCGGCGGACATCCGTGCGACATCCGCAGCGGGTGTGATGGCCGGACGCGTCCATACGCAGGCCACCAGCCTGGAGGCCGGCTACGAATGGAAGGTCGGCAGCTTCAGCGTGGTGCCGCAGGCCCAGTACACGAGCACCAAGGTCGACGGCATCCGTGCGTTCCACGGACAGATGGCCGATTTCGAAGCGCATGGCGGCACCTTCTCGCAGGGCCGTCTCGGCGTGGAGATCAACAGGACGATCCAGTCCGGGGATCTCCGCTGGACGCCGTACGGCGCACTCAGCGCAGTTCGCGAATTCGACGGCAAGACCACCTATACCGTGGCGGATAACTTCTTCGGCAGCACCAGCAGCAAGGGCACCAGCGCCTTGGCGGAGCTGGGCCTGGGCCTGCAGAAGGGCGCCTTCGGGTTTGGCGTGGGCGTGAACTGGACTGACGGCGGCGCGTACAAGAGCATCGTCGGCGGGCAGGCCAACGTCAGGTTCTCCTGGTAA